In Terriglobia bacterium, the following proteins share a genomic window:
- a CDS encoding glycosyltransferase family 2 protein, translating to MSYMSTYSLIFPAFNEGRRLAATLDKVLSYVSQQHWKAEIIVVDDGSSDGTAEIVRQFALNNPRVRLLQNPGNHGKGYSVRNGMLKAEGDVLLFSDADLSSPISEAPKLLAAIEGGADVAIGSRWVDPKLQTERQPVLRQIFGRTYNLLLRLVLGLNYRDTQCGFKAFTRRAARQIFSAQRIDHWGFDAELLYLARIYGLRIAEIPVEWAHVGHSKINPVPDGLRMFGEMISIRWNGITGKYANPAATQAAAR from the coding sequence ATCTCTTACATGTCAACTTACAGCCTAATCTTCCCTGCTTTCAATGAGGGCCGCAGGCTGGCCGCGACCCTCGACAAAGTGTTGAGCTATGTCTCGCAGCAGCACTGGAAAGCGGAGATCATCGTCGTCGATGACGGCTCCAGCGATGGCACCGCCGAGATCGTGCGGCAATTCGCGCTGAATAATCCGCGCGTGCGGCTCCTGCAGAACCCGGGAAACCACGGCAAAGGTTACAGCGTTCGAAACGGGATGTTGAAAGCTGAGGGAGACGTGCTGCTATTTAGTGATGCGGACCTATCCTCTCCGATCTCCGAGGCTCCCAAGCTGCTGGCGGCTATCGAGGGTGGCGCTGATGTCGCCATCGGATCTCGCTGGGTCGATCCGAAGTTGCAGACGGAACGGCAGCCGGTTCTGCGGCAAATCTTCGGCCGCACCTACAACCTGCTGCTCCGCCTTGTTCTGGGGCTGAATTACAGAGATACCCAGTGCGGCTTCAAGGCATTCACCCGCCGAGCGGCCCGCCAGATTTTCTCCGCCCAGCGCATCGATCACTGGGGGTTCGACGCCGAACTGCTGTACCTGGCCAGAATCTATGGGCTGCGGATCGCCGAAATCCCGGTGGAGTGGGCGCATGTCGGACATTCCAAGATCAACCCAGTGCCGGACGGCTTGCGCATGTTTGGGGAAATGATCAGCATCCGGTGGAATGGAATTACGGGTAAGTATGCCAACCCTGCGGCGACGCAGGCTGCGGCGCGTTAG
- a CDS encoding nucleotide sugar dehydrogenase — MSTGVVMSGPAVSKVLANIEARTAKIGVIGLGYVGLPLVLLFSGERFAITGFDVDTRKIETLTQGGSYIVRIEPRQIQAARERGFTPTCDFSRIADMDAVIICVPTPLDEFRQPDMSYIVRTAESIAPHVHAGQLVILESTTYPGTTEEVLVPILEKGNPHGLQAARNGRSGDDVFYVAFSPEREDPGRTDVERHDIPKVIGGVDATGGELAAAVYGTIFRHTVRVSTPAVAEMTKLLENIYRCVNIAMVNELKLLCLRMGVDIWEVIEAAKTKPFGFQAFYPGPGLGGHCIPVDPYYLSWKAREFDFQTRFIELAGDINTAMPYHVVASVTSALNGQKKALNGAKVLVLGVAYKKDIDDLRESPSLTIIELLQREGAAVSYNDPYFAFVGKGRKYDLQMKNTPLENLGLYDCVLIVTNHSDYDYARIVRESKLVVDTRNATHGIDAPNVVRC, encoded by the coding sequence ATGTCCACAGGCGTCGTCATGTCCGGGCCTGCCGTAAGCAAGGTTCTGGCCAACATCGAAGCGCGCACTGCGAAAATCGGGGTCATCGGCCTCGGCTATGTAGGTCTGCCGCTGGTTCTGCTGTTTTCCGGCGAGAGATTTGCCATCACCGGGTTCGACGTCGATACACGCAAAATAGAGACCCTTACCCAGGGCGGCTCCTACATCGTGCGCATCGAGCCCCGGCAGATCCAGGCGGCCCGCGAACGCGGCTTCACCCCGACCTGCGATTTTTCGCGGATCGCTGACATGGATGCCGTGATCATCTGCGTGCCCACACCGCTGGACGAATTCCGCCAGCCCGACATGAGCTACATCGTCAGGACGGCAGAATCCATCGCGCCCCACGTGCACGCCGGCCAGCTTGTCATCCTCGAGAGCACCACCTATCCCGGCACCACGGAAGAAGTGCTGGTCCCCATTCTGGAGAAAGGCAACCCGCATGGCTTGCAAGCCGCCCGCAATGGCCGATCCGGTGACGACGTTTTTTACGTTGCCTTCTCCCCGGAGCGCGAGGATCCCGGCCGTACCGATGTCGAGCGCCACGATATTCCCAAGGTCATCGGCGGGGTCGACGCCACGGGCGGTGAACTGGCTGCCGCGGTTTATGGCACGATTTTCCGGCACACCGTGCGCGTCTCCACGCCGGCCGTCGCCGAGATGACCAAGCTGCTGGAGAACATCTATCGCTGCGTGAATATTGCGATGGTGAACGAGCTCAAACTGCTGTGCCTGCGCATGGGAGTGGACATCTGGGAAGTGATCGAAGCCGCAAAGACAAAACCGTTTGGCTTCCAGGCGTTTTATCCCGGTCCCGGGCTCGGCGGACACTGTATTCCGGTGGACCCGTATTACCTTTCGTGGAAAGCAAGGGAGTTCGACTTCCAGACCCGCTTTATCGAACTCGCCGGCGACATCAATACCGCCATGCCGTACCACGTTGTCGCATCCGTTACCTCGGCCCTCAACGGCCAAAAGAAGGCGCTCAACGGCGCCAAGGTTTTAGTGCTCGGCGTCGCTTACAAGAAGGACATCGACGATCTGCGCGAGTCGCCGTCGCTGACGATCATCGAGCTGTTGCAGCGCGAGGGCGCAGCCGTCTCCTACAACGACCCTTACTTCGCTTTCGTGGGCAAAGGGCGCAAGTACGACCTGCAAATGAAAAACACGCCCTTGGAAAATCTCGGGCTGTACGATTGCGTGCTGATCGTGACCAACCACTCCGACTACGACTATGCGCGCATTGTCCGCGAATCGAAGCTCGTGGTCGACACCCGTAACGCGACGCACGGTATCGATGCGCCCAACGTAGTTCGCTGCTAG
- a CDS encoding SDR family oxidoreductase: MALYLITGIAGFIGSSLAHALLDRGERVRGIDNLSTGKAENIAPMASRIEMIEADINDAAAVAAACRGVDYVLHQAAIPSVPRSVQDPAESNRANVDGTLSLLIAARDAKVKRVVYASSSSLYGDAPTLPKHEGMLPSPISPYAVAKLTGEYYLTCFSRVYGLEALSLRYFNVFGPRQDPTSQYSGVLAKFISSMLRGDQPVIYGDGEQSRDFTFIENVVNANLLACAAPASQVVGRAFNAATGRRITLNQTYAILQKLTGYSGPPKYEPERTGDIKHSLADISLAEKHLGYKPAVTFELGLSKTVDWYRSSVGASESRRG, translated from the coding sequence ATGGCCCTTTACCTGATCACCGGAATCGCCGGCTTCATCGGATCGTCGCTTGCGCACGCCTTGCTGGATCGTGGCGAGCGCGTGCGCGGCATTGATAATCTCAGTACCGGCAAAGCCGAAAACATTGCTCCCATGGCCTCGCGAATCGAGATGATCGAGGCCGACATCAACGACGCCGCCGCGGTGGCCGCTGCCTGTCGCGGGGTGGACTATGTTCTCCACCAAGCGGCCATTCCTTCCGTGCCCCGCTCCGTGCAAGATCCGGCCGAGAGCAACCGCGCCAACGTCGATGGCACACTCAGCCTGCTCATTGCCGCCCGCGATGCCAAGGTGAAGCGGGTGGTGTACGCATCGTCATCCTCGCTGTACGGCGATGCGCCGACGCTGCCCAAGCATGAAGGCATGCTCCCCAGCCCGATTTCGCCCTACGCCGTTGCTAAGCTCACGGGCGAGTACTACCTGACATGTTTCTCCCGTGTGTACGGTCTGGAAGCCCTTTCACTCCGCTACTTCAACGTCTTCGGACCGCGCCAGGATCCGACCTCGCAGTACTCCGGCGTGCTGGCCAAGTTTATTTCCAGCATGCTGCGTGGCGATCAGCCGGTCATATACGGGGACGGCGAACAAAGCCGCGATTTCACCTTCATCGAGAACGTCGTGAACGCCAACCTCCTGGCCTGTGCGGCGCCGGCCTCGCAAGTTGTCGGGCGAGCCTTCAATGCCGCCACCGGCCGCCGCATCACTCTGAACCAGACTTACGCCATTCTGCAGAAGCTGACTGGGTACAGTGGTCCACCCAAGTATGAGCCGGAGCGCACCGGCGACATCAAGCATTCCCTGGCCGATATTTCTCTGGCGGAGAAACACCTCGGGTACAAGCCTGCCGTGACCTTCGAACTGGGGTTGTCGAAGACGGTGGATTGGTATCGCTCCAGCGTGGGTGCATCGGAGAGCCGGCGCGGCTGA
- a CDS encoding UpxY family transcription antiterminator, translating to MPPIVEPNSTGLAVAPSADWYALYTCSRHEKQVAAQLQQRDIEFFLPVYASVRRWKDRRVTLQLPLFPGYVFVHTFLQRRLEVLNVPGTVRFVAFNGRPVALPESDLLRLRSGLDQGLCVTPHPYLRIGRRVRVRCGPLAGMEGILVRKKEHSRIVLSIDLIMRSVAVEVDVADVEPLN from the coding sequence TTGCCGCCAATCGTAGAGCCCAACTCGACGGGGCTGGCGGTAGCGCCATCGGCTGACTGGTATGCGTTGTACACTTGCTCTCGCCACGAAAAGCAAGTTGCCGCCCAGTTACAGCAGCGCGACATCGAGTTCTTCCTTCCGGTCTACGCCAGCGTTCGCCGATGGAAAGACCGCCGCGTCACCCTCCAGCTTCCCTTATTTCCCGGTTACGTTTTTGTGCATACCTTCCTGCAGCGCCGTCTCGAGGTGCTCAACGTGCCTGGGACGGTACGCTTCGTCGCTTTCAACGGTCGACCGGTGGCGCTTCCCGAGTCCGACCTGCTGCGGTTACGTAGCGGACTCGATCAAGGACTTTGCGTCACGCCGCACCCGTACTTGAGAATCGGCCGTCGCGTGCGCGTGCGTTGCGGTCCGCTTGCGGGAATGGAGGGAATCCTTGTGCGCAAGAAGGAGCATTCCCGGATTGTTCTATCCATCGATCTCATCATGCGTTCTGTCGCCGTCGAGGTCGACGTTGCCGACGTCGAGCCTCTAAACTGA
- a CDS encoding UDP-glucose/GDP-mannose dehydrogenase family protein — protein MKITVVGSGYVGLVAAACFADMGHDVISVDNDASKTAMLQRGEVPIHEEHLPELLARHGGKRIAFCSSLPDAVAGSDAIFIAVGTPQGGDGYADLSYVESVARELARAMKGYKLIVEKSTVPVFTHDWIRKVMLLNGASADSFDVASNPEFLREGTAVTDFLYPDRIVVGADNVRSTALLREIYCPLTSGSYYQAGPAIPRPEGAHIPPALIETSAKSAELIKHACNAFLAMKISFINAVANICESVGADVRQVCNGIGADERIGPRFLNPGIGYGGSCFPKDLAAFRAVARECGYDFRLLDEVININEDQRHRFLRKVRRALWTLRGKRLAVLGLSFKGGTDDVRESPAIAVVEMLLKEGSEVRVYDPAGMQRAGETLPASGVTFASSPYEAATGADALLILTDWAEFAGLDLDRIHAALGYPIVVDGRNLYDPAVMAAHGFLYYSVGRPDVQSSAVRTTAGAE, from the coding sequence ATGAAGATTACGGTTGTTGGTTCGGGCTATGTCGGGTTGGTGGCGGCGGCGTGTTTTGCCGACATGGGCCATGACGTCATTTCTGTCGATAACGACGCCAGCAAGACCGCCATGCTCCAGCGTGGCGAGGTGCCCATCCACGAAGAACACTTACCCGAACTCTTGGCCCGGCATGGCGGCAAGCGCATTGCGTTTTGCAGTTCGTTGCCCGACGCCGTTGCCGGCAGTGACGCCATCTTTATTGCCGTCGGCACGCCGCAAGGCGGCGATGGTTACGCCGACCTTTCCTACGTGGAATCGGTCGCCCGGGAACTGGCCCGCGCTATGAAGGGTTACAAGCTGATCGTGGAGAAGAGCACGGTTCCCGTATTTACGCACGACTGGATTCGCAAGGTCATGCTGCTCAACGGAGCATCGGCGGATTCGTTCGACGTCGCTTCGAATCCCGAGTTTCTCCGCGAAGGCACGGCCGTCACCGACTTCCTGTATCCGGACCGGATCGTGGTGGGCGCCGACAACGTGCGTTCGACGGCGCTGCTGCGCGAAATCTATTGCCCTCTTACCAGCGGCAGTTATTACCAGGCGGGTCCAGCGATCCCGAGGCCCGAGGGCGCGCACATACCGCCGGCGCTCATCGAGACCAGCGCCAAGAGCGCGGAACTGATCAAGCACGCCTGTAACGCATTTCTGGCGATGAAGATCTCGTTCATCAACGCGGTGGCCAACATCTGCGAATCGGTGGGCGCCGATGTTCGCCAGGTGTGTAACGGCATTGGCGCGGATGAGCGCATTGGCCCGCGTTTTCTCAATCCCGGCATTGGCTACGGCGGCTCGTGCTTCCCGAAGGACTTGGCGGCCTTCCGCGCCGTTGCCCGCGAATGTGGATACGACTTTCGCCTGCTCGACGAGGTCATCAACATCAACGAAGACCAGCGCCATCGTTTTCTGCGCAAGGTGCGAAGGGCGCTCTGGACGTTGCGGGGAAAGCGACTGGCGGTGCTCGGCCTATCCTTCAAGGGCGGGACTGACGATGTGCGCGAATCACCCGCCATCGCCGTCGTCGAGATGTTGCTGAAGGAAGGATCGGAAGTCCGCGTCTACGATCCGGCCGGCATGCAGCGCGCCGGTGAGACGCTACCGGCCTCGGGCGTAACCTTCGCTTCCTCGCCCTATGAAGCAGCCACCGGCGCCGATGCGCTGCTGATTCTGACCGATTGGGCCGAGTTTGCCGGCCTCGATCTGGACCGCATTCACGCGGCTTTGGGTTATCCGATTGTTGTGGATGGGCGCAACTTGTATGACCCGGCGGTGATGGCAGCCCATGGGTTTCTTTACTACAGCGTGGGCCGGCCCGACGTCCAGTCGTCCGCCGTTAGGACGACGGCAGGCGCAGAGTAA
- a CDS encoding SLBB domain-containing protein, with the protein MRSAFPQNPRLSLVFAFVLLLAGISAFAQTTSPLEDRQSRAARAAMDQAALSADRIISILREEPGLLLQLKKTLIRKAYEQGRLLDPVDLTDAAIERLVRDDFNVRVLATQEIEARSYIRAKPTREEVLRDTIRKIPSAQSAAPPPATSGKTQEDVYWATHEEEPQVAPYRGATSSEVTGAPGQYGQDEQQQPGVQAPPQPRRSVPQPATPSDRRRELQRAELEPPIDEINSASSRMARITPDELPDLLAGTAVPAAQRIPANPGSATSYDRALRDSLGSSYGLPSGSVSRGSQTREQYSQYPQAGTETRLERRTRPMMPGVYDRGSESSILRRRASPYADVPSLYDLYLQVRKQPPVLQRFGADVFVNGSGNVEELPIDMPAGPDYVVGPGDGLSIELWGSVSQRLQRIVDREGRVALPEVGSVPVAGRSLGDVQRQIQTVLRTQFRDVQADVSLSRLRTVRAYVVGDVERPGAYDISSLSTPLNALLMAGGPTARGSLRTLKHYRGTQLIQTVDVYDLILHGIRSDVQRIEPGDTILVPPIGAQVTVNGMVRRPAIYELNGEKNLAEILELAGGVLSTGTLRHIDVERVQAHQERMMLSLDLPEANDQQAVLASMEAFKVQDGDAVRISPILPYSYKTVFLDGHVFHPGKYPYRDGMKVTDLIKDYSDLLPEPSGRHAEIIRLNPPDFRPAVLAFNLEDALAGKGEAPILKPFDTVRIFGRYDFEDPPEIMVTGEVRDPGEKLTNGETHLRDAVYLGGGLTPDAQLTDAEVYRKLPGGGMKVISVNLGKALAGDSVENVVLESRDRIIIHRDLTKVDPPTVTIEGEVANPGHYPLGENMTAVELVRVAGGFKRGAYTRSADLARYVVENGKRILGEHQEIPIAKAMAGVADTDVRLFDGDVLTIRQLAGWHDVGASITVKGEALHPGTYGIEQGEKLSSILKRAGGFTASAYPYGALLERVQVREFSEKNRQDMIHRIEAGANTNISGSVSGQEQAALVQAAMQQQQQVLIALRNQTASGRLVIHISSDIRRWQNTAADIEVRAEDVLLIPKRPNFVLISGQVYNASAVSFAPGKSAGWYLQQAGGPTKLADTKNIFVIRADGSVLGHQGGATSGFWRGGVLSARLEPGDTVIVPEKFITGSSAWKEVMTTAQFISSMAIAARVATSF; encoded by the coding sequence ATGAGGAGCGCATTCCCGCAGAATCCCAGGTTGTCGCTGGTGTTCGCGTTCGTCCTGCTGTTAGCCGGCATTTCCGCTTTTGCCCAGACAACATCTCCATTGGAGGACCGGCAATCGCGGGCCGCCCGCGCCGCCATGGACCAGGCGGCGCTGTCGGCAGACAGGATTATCAGCATTCTGCGGGAGGAACCTGGGCTTCTGCTGCAACTGAAGAAGACCCTGATTCGCAAGGCGTATGAACAAGGGCGGTTGCTCGATCCAGTCGATCTCACCGACGCGGCCATCGAGCGCCTCGTTCGCGACGACTTCAACGTCCGCGTGCTCGCGACCCAGGAGATCGAAGCCCGTTCCTACATCCGCGCGAAGCCCACACGCGAGGAAGTGCTGCGCGATACGATTCGCAAGATTCCGTCCGCACAGTCTGCAGCGCCGCCCCCGGCCACTTCAGGTAAAACTCAGGAAGATGTCTACTGGGCAACACACGAAGAAGAGCCTCAAGTCGCTCCCTACCGTGGCGCCACGTCTTCCGAGGTAACCGGCGCTCCGGGTCAATACGGCCAGGATGAGCAACAGCAGCCGGGCGTCCAGGCTCCGCCGCAGCCGCGCAGGTCCGTTCCGCAACCGGCTACGCCTTCGGATCGCCGGCGCGAATTGCAGCGCGCCGAACTCGAGCCTCCCATCGACGAAATCAACTCCGCCAGCTCGCGCATGGCACGCATCACTCCCGATGAATTGCCGGACCTGCTGGCCGGTACCGCGGTGCCGGCCGCCCAACGAATTCCGGCGAATCCCGGCAGCGCCACCAGTTACGACCGCGCCCTGCGTGACTCGCTCGGTTCGTCCTACGGTCTTCCTTCCGGAAGTGTTTCGCGCGGTAGCCAGACACGCGAGCAGTACAGCCAGTACCCTCAGGCCGGTACCGAGACGCGCCTCGAGCGCCGCACGCGGCCGATGATGCCGGGAGTCTACGATCGCGGTTCCGAGTCCTCGATCTTGCGTCGCCGTGCCAGTCCCTACGCCGACGTTCCTTCCCTGTACGACTTGTACTTGCAGGTGCGCAAGCAGCCGCCAGTGCTGCAACGTTTTGGCGCCGACGTCTTCGTCAACGGCAGCGGCAACGTTGAGGAGTTGCCCATCGACATGCCCGCCGGACCCGATTACGTGGTTGGCCCCGGCGACGGCCTCAGTATCGAGCTTTGGGGCAGCGTTTCGCAGCGCCTGCAGCGCATCGTGGACCGCGAGGGCAGAGTTGCCCTCCCCGAGGTGGGCTCGGTCCCGGTGGCCGGGCGCAGTCTGGGAGACGTACAGCGCCAAATCCAGACAGTACTGCGAACGCAATTCCGCGACGTGCAGGCTGACGTGTCGCTGTCCCGGCTGCGCACCGTACGCGCCTATGTCGTGGGCGATGTCGAGCGCCCCGGCGCGTACGACATCAGCTCGCTTTCCACCCCCCTTAACGCTTTACTCATGGCCGGTGGGCCGACCGCCCGCGGTTCTCTTCGCACCCTGAAGCATTACCGCGGCACGCAACTCATCCAGACGGTGGACGTCTACGATCTAATCCTGCACGGCATTCGCTCCGATGTGCAGCGCATCGAACCCGGAGACACCATCCTGGTTCCGCCGATCGGGGCGCAGGTGACGGTCAACGGTATGGTTCGCCGCCCAGCAATTTACGAACTGAACGGCGAAAAAAACCTGGCTGAGATTCTGGAACTTGCCGGCGGCGTGCTCTCCACTGGCACTCTTCGCCACATTGACGTCGAGCGCGTGCAGGCGCACCAGGAACGGATGATGCTCAGCCTCGACCTGCCCGAGGCCAACGATCAGCAGGCCGTCCTTGCCTCGATGGAAGCATTTAAGGTCCAGGACGGCGACGCAGTTCGCATTTCGCCCATCCTGCCCTACAGCTACAAGACGGTGTTTCTCGACGGCCACGTCTTTCATCCCGGGAAGTACCCCTACCGCGATGGCATGAAGGTTACCGACCTAATCAAGGACTACAGCGACCTACTGCCCGAACCCTCAGGCCGCCACGCCGAGATCATCCGCCTTAATCCTCCCGACTTCCGCCCCGCGGTTCTGGCCTTCAACTTGGAAGATGCCCTGGCGGGCAAAGGCGAGGCTCCGATCCTGAAGCCGTTTGACACGGTCCGCATTTTTGGCCGTTACGACTTTGAGGATCCGCCCGAGATCATGGTCACGGGCGAGGTTCGTGATCCCGGCGAAAAACTGACCAACGGCGAGACGCATCTTCGTGACGCCGTGTACCTGGGCGGCGGCCTCACGCCGGATGCGCAACTGACCGACGCCGAGGTGTACCGCAAATTGCCCGGCGGGGGCATGAAGGTGATCAGCGTCAACCTTGGCAAAGCGCTCGCGGGAGACTCGGTCGAGAATGTCGTGCTCGAATCGCGGGACCGCATCATCATTCACCGCGACCTGACCAAGGTGGACCCGCCGACGGTCACGATCGAGGGCGAGGTGGCGAATCCCGGCCACTACCCCCTGGGCGAGAATATGACCGCGGTTGAACTGGTGCGCGTGGCCGGCGGGTTCAAGCGTGGCGCCTACACTCGTTCCGCCGACCTGGCTCGCTACGTTGTCGAAAACGGCAAGAGGATTCTGGGCGAGCATCAGGAAATACCCATCGCCAAGGCGATGGCCGGTGTCGCCGACACCGATGTTCGCCTTTTTGACGGCGACGTCCTGACGATTCGCCAACTTGCCGGCTGGCACGACGTAGGAGCGTCCATCACCGTAAAGGGCGAGGCCCTGCACCCAGGCACGTACGGCATCGAGCAGGGTGAGAAGCTTAGCTCCATTCTCAAGCGCGCCGGCGGTTTCACGGCGAGCGCCTACCCCTACGGCGCCCTGCTGGAGCGCGTGCAGGTCCGCGAATTCTCGGAAAAGAATCGCCAGGACATGATTCATCGCATCGAAGCCGGCGCCAACACGAATATCAGCGGGAGCGTGAGCGGTCAGGAACAAGCGGCGCTGGTGCAGGCTGCCATGCAACAGCAGCAGCAGGTATTGATTGCGTTGCGCAATCAGACGGCGTCGGGCCGGCTGGTGATCCACATTTCATCCGACATTCGCCGCTGGCAGAACACCGCTGCCGATATCGAAGTCCGGGCGGAAGACGTACTGCTCATTCCCAAGCGCCCGAACTTCGTGCTGATTAGCGGCCAAGTGTATAACGCCTCGGCGGTGAGCTTCGCGCCGGGCAAGAGTGCTGGCTGGTACCTGCAACAGGCCGGCGGTCCTACCAAGCTCGCGGACACGAAGAACATTTTTGTTATTCGTGCTGATGGTTCCGTTCTCGGCCACCAGGGTGGCGCAACGTCAGGATTCTGGCGCGGCGGCGTGCTCAGCGCCCGCTTGGAACCGGGTGACACCGTGATCGTTCCCGAGAAGTTCATCACTGGTTCCAGCGCGTGGAAGGAAGTCATGACCACGGCGCAATTCATCTCCTCCATGGCCATTGCCGCCCGAGTGGCAACCAGCTTCTAG
- a CDS encoding SDR family oxidoreductase has translation MRALVTGGAGFLGSHLCGHLLSHGWKVVCVDNEATGTQRNIHHLVNNRDFEFLRADVSSGLIYDGSLDYLLHFASPASPPDYLRLPLETLRVGSFGTYNALRVAEEKKAKFLLASTSECYGDPEISPQPETYWGRVNPVGPRSVYDEAKRFSEALTMAFHRARGLDTRIVRIFNTYGPRMRLNDGRALPNFVYQALTGKPMTVYGDGSQTRSFCYVSDLIDGIYRLMQSDEHNPVNIGNPQEVTILEFAQRIKQLTGSQVPIVFEPLPQDDPKQRCPDISKARQLLDWEPKVPLQAGLERTLQYFRDQLGSSA, from the coding sequence ATGCGGGCGTTAGTGACAGGCGGGGCGGGTTTTCTCGGATCCCATCTTTGCGGACACTTGCTGAGCCACGGCTGGAAAGTTGTGTGCGTGGATAACGAAGCGACGGGGACGCAACGAAACATTCATCACCTGGTTAACAACCGCGACTTCGAATTCCTGCGCGCCGATGTCAGCAGTGGCCTGATATACGACGGCAGCCTCGACTACCTGCTGCATTTCGCTTCACCGGCTAGTCCACCGGATTACCTGCGGCTCCCGCTTGAAACGCTCCGGGTCGGTTCCTTTGGCACCTACAACGCGCTCCGGGTGGCGGAGGAAAAGAAAGCCAAATTCCTGTTGGCGTCCACATCGGAGTGTTACGGAGACCCGGAAATCAGTCCGCAGCCGGAGACGTATTGGGGGCGCGTCAACCCAGTCGGTCCGCGAAGCGTCTACGACGAGGCAAAACGGTTCTCCGAAGCCCTGACCATGGCATTTCACCGCGCGCGAGGTCTAGACACACGCATCGTCAGGATTTTCAACACTTACGGCCCCCGCATGCGGCTGAATGATGGGCGCGCGCTACCTAATTTTGTGTATCAGGCGCTTACCGGAAAGCCGATGACGGTCTACGGTGACGGCTCCCAGACGCGGAGCTTCTGCTACGTTTCCGACTTGATCGACGGCATCTATCGGTTGATGCAATCAGACGAGCACAATCCCGTCAACATCGGGAACCCACAAGAGGTCACCATCCTGGAATTTGCCCAGCGCATCAAGCAACTTACCGGGTCGCAGGTGCCGATCGTCTTTGAGCCCCTTCCGCAAGATGACCCGAAACAGCGGTGTCCGGACATCAGCAAGGCCCGGCAGTTGCTCGACTGGGAACCCAAGGTTCCTCTACAGGCTGGTCTTGAGCGGACTCTGCAATACTTCCGCGATCAGTTGGGCAGTTCGGCGTAG